One Acropora palmata chromosome 2, jaAcrPala1.3, whole genome shotgun sequence genomic window carries:
- the LOC141874121 gene encoding uncharacterized protein LOC141874121: MKPSQYLLLLLSLLWTEGFFGKETSHENKRAQEETARSANIGIKSQDIAITATGKSVINKDQDSGGSIKPAANLFDELPEVLQEEQHLTDTALDYSSKLSPLDQRLVKQFDSVTSRKNGDSSSRATSSTDAREEENSTLRNGRLDKDFYSQISQIEGDQPTPSYVGKLSAMYDKNPMPEYSYKESFSDFSSDSGGQDKYNKFNPFEMPEDPSETPTSEFEDDRDKELFQDFSKNEHSPSDKSDLFSKIGKEVFLDYLNKQNASQSLENLKKEFLKKIKAGNSIHRESGSEPFLVNKLTATTSPGPFHFPTLPSQSNQLASGRISSSEALPTRTQQITGSLSVPNGISLGVKGNVFQDEQHIPTRMITDEQLPTVRQQSPTDAEMSNNLKNFETNSDKTALTNLPQSEVENSENKQFVTLKISGAGRPVSFRAGTSNDGSLLLKIPGNITLVDSNVNKDIPGEATSSHEENDKFRTGMASNDDQIDDYLSKSQENLFQEFAKKEKMIKGKMDNSNKELQGWQILGKTNAKINQDTTGHNFASNILQDDHVVASSVTPTQGRALNGLYILPTAIHELSELAPTKYHELSRVSFAGVGKSPPSKLLPPGLKMRQNVENDNMLSLKSFLTPSKFLEASPVNRASLDYGTDHISVNSPFNRRVSQESLDNPWSPCSVTCGQGIQARARLCEGTQCKGYRTESKACFMQTCPEQIGRAGLRLHNKFRS, encoded by the exons ATGAAACCGAGCCAATATTTGTTGCTTCTTTTGTCATTGCTATGGACTGAAG GTTTTTTTGGGAAGGAAACAagtcatgaaaacaaaagagcacAGGAAGAAACAGCTCGGTCGGCAAATATTGGAATAAAATCACAAGATATCGCGATCACAGCAACTGGGAAATCGGTAATAAACAAGGACCAAG ACTCTGGAGGTTCAATAAAACCTGCCGCTAACCTGTTTGATGAATTACCAGAAGTCTTACAAG AAGAACAGCATTTAACCGACACTGCTCTGGATTATTCTAGCAAGCTGTCACCATTGGACCAGCGTTTAGTAAAACAATTTGACTCAG TCACTTCTCGAAAAAATGGAGACTCATCTTCACGAGCGACATCAAGCACGGATgcaagagaagaagaaaata GTACACTTCGCAATGGAAGACTAGACAAGGATTTCTACAGTCAAATAAGCCAAATCGAGGGCGACCAGCCAACACCATCTTACGTGGGAAAGCTCAGTGCTATGTACGATAAAAATCCAATGCCTGAATACAGCTACAAGGAATCATTTTCAGATTTCAGCTCCGATAGTGGTGGACAAGATAAGTACAATAAATTCAATCCATTCGAGATGCCAGAAGATCCCTCGGAAACACCAACAAGTGAATTTGAAGATGATAGGGACAAGGAGCTGTTTCAAGATTTctccaaaaatgaacattCTCCATCTGATAAATCGGACCTGTTTTCAAAGATTGGAAAAGAAGTTTTCCTCGACTATTTAAACAAGCAAAATGCCTCTCAGAGTTTAGAAAATCTCAAGAAAGAATTTCTCAAGAAAATAAAGGCGGGAAATTCGATTCACAGAGAAAGCGGAAGTGAACCTTTCCTTGTGAATAAACTAACAGCAACAACATCTCCTGGcccttttcattttccaacatTGCCTTCACAAAGCAACCAATTGGCATCTGGAAGAATATCCTCAAGCGAAGCACTTCCCACCAGAACGCAGCAGATCACGGGGTCATTAAGTGTACCCAATGGAATCAGCCTCGGTGTCAAAGGAAATGTATTCCAAGACGAGCAACACATTCCAACGCGCATGATCACAGATGAACAGCTCCCAACTGTTCGCCAGCAGTCTCCGACTGATGCGGAAATGTCAAACAATCTGAAAAACTTTGAAACGAATTCTGACAAAACAGCATTAACTAACCTACCTCAATCGGAGGTTGAAAACTCCGAGAATAAACAATTTGTTACACTGAAAATTTCGGGTGCTGGTAGGCCAGTGAGCTTTAGGGCAGGAACAAGTAATGATGGCTCTCTGCTGCTTAAAATACCTGGCAATATTACACTGGTGGATTCAAACGTGAACAAAGATATTCCCGGTGAGGCCACTTCGAGTCACGAAGAAAATGATAAGTTTAGAACTGGAATGGCGTCCAATGACGATCAGATTGACGATTATCTTTCGAAAAGCCAAGAAAATCTCTTTCAGGAATTTgctaaaaaagagaaaatgataaaaggaaaaatggatAATTCGAACAAAGAGCTGCAGGGTTGGCAGATATTGGGAAAAACCAATGCTAAAATAAACCAAGACACAACGGGACATAACTTCGCAAGTAATATACTTCAAGATGATCACGTGGTTGCATCGTCAGTTACGCCAACTCAAGGTCGGGCATTAAATGGTCTTTATATACTTCCAACAGCCATTCATGAGTTGTCAGAACTGGCTCCAACAAAATACCATGAGTTAAGTCGTGTTTCATTTGCAGGAGTTGGAAAGTCACCACCATCCAAGCTGCTCCCTCCTGGCTTGAAAATGCGTCAAAATGTGGAAAATGACAATATGCTCTCCTTAAAAAGTTTCCTGACGCCATCTAAGTTCCTCGAGGCGTCTCCTGTGAACAGAGCAAGCCTCGATTATGGCACAGATCACATCTCAGTGAATTCACCATTTAACCGAAGAGTTAGTCAAG AATCACTAGACAATCCTTGGTCTCCTTGCTCAGTGACATGTGGTCAAGGTATTCAAGCGAGAGCACGGTTGTGTGAGGGAACACAATGCAAAGGATACAGGACAGAAAGTAAAGCTTGTTTCATGCAAACATGCCCTG AGCAAATAGGAAGAGCTGGTCTTCGTCTACATAATAAATTCAGATCATGA